In Gemmatimonadaceae bacterium, the genomic window CGGCAACGAAAAGGACGTTCATGGCGCGTCAGGGAAGGGCGGGTGGTGGCCGGCGCGGGAGCCGGAGGCGCCGGTGCCTGACGGCGGCGGGGGCCTGCGGCACAATAGTACCCGCGGAACGGCCATCGCCAGCGCATGCAATGCGGCGTAACTGGTGAGCCGGACACCCTACCGCCGGACTGGGCCGGCGGCCAATATCACGAACGCACGGCCAGCGAGACCGCCCGTGCCTTCCCTGAATGCGAGTGCTCCCGTCATGACGTCACCGCTCCGCTCCGGCACCATCGCCCGAACCGCCATGGCCTACGTCCTGGCCGGGGGGCGCGGGTCGCGTCTCTACGAGCTCACCGACCGCCGCGCCAAGCCCGCGGTGTACTTCGGCGGCAAGACACGCATCATCGACTTCGCCCTCTCCAACGCGCTCAACTCGGGCATCCGCCGCATCGGCGTGGCCACGCAGTACAAGGCACACAGCCTCATCCGCCACCTCCAGCGCGGCTGGAACTTCCTCCGCCCGGAACGCAACGAGAGCTTCGACATCCTGCCGGCGTCACAGCGCGTCTCCGAGACCCAGTGGTACGAGGGCACCGCCGACGCCGTCTTCCAGAACATCGACATCATCGAGGCGTACCACCCGGAGTTCATGATCATCCTGGCCGGCGACCACATCTACAAGATGGACTACGAGCTGATGCTGCAGCAGCACGTGGACCAGAATGCGGACGTCACGATCGGGTGCCTCGAGGTGCCGCGCCTGGAGGCCACCGGCTTCGGCGTCATGCACGTGGACGAGACCGACCGCATCGTCACGTTCCTCGAGAAGCCGGCCGACCCGCCGGGCATTCCCGGCAACCCGGAGATGGCGCTCGCCAGCATGGGCATCTACGTCTTCCGGACGACGTTCCTGTTCGACCTGCTCAAGCGCGACGCCGCCGACCCGGCCTCGAGCCGCGACTTCGGCAAGGACATCATCCCGTACGTCGTCGAGCACGGGAAGGCCGTCGCCCACCGCTTCAGCACCTCGTGCGTGAAGTCGGAGACCGAGAGCGAGGCGTACTGGCGCGATGCCGGCACGGTGGATGCCTACTGGGAGGCCAACATCGACCTCACGACCGTCATCCCGCAACTCGACCTCTACGACCACAACTGGCCGATCTGGACCTACGGCGAGATCACCGCGCCGGCCAAGTTCGTGCACAATGAGGATGGCCGCCGCGGCCTCGCCCTCAACTCGCTCGTCTCGGGTGGCTGCATCGTGTCGGGCGCCCGCATCCACAAGACGCTGCTCTTCACCGGCGTGAAGGTCCACTCCTACGCCTACCTCGACGGCGCCGTCGTGCAGCCGTACGTGGACATCGGCCGCTCGGCCCGCCTCAGCAACGTGGTCATCGACCGCGGCGTGGTCATCCCGCCAGGACTGGTGGTCGGCGAGGATCCGGCTCTCGACGCGCGCCGCTTCCGGCGCACCGACCGCGGCACCGTGCTGATCACGCAGCCGATGCTCGACAAGCTGTACAAGTGAGACCCGCACACACCCTCCTCGCGGGCGCCCTCGTGGCGCTCGCCTCCACGACACCGGCCCGGGCGCAGCAGGCCGCGCCGCCGGAGCGGCGCACGGTGGTGGCCCTCAACCCGTTCGCGCTCTTCGCCGAGTACTTCGCCGGCGACATCGAGACGACCGTCTCTCCCACCGTCACCGTCGGCGCCGGGTGGAGCGCGGTCGGGATCAACGACTACAACAACTACCGCGCGCTTGAAGCCAAGGCGCGCTACTACCCGAACCAGAAGGCCCCCGTCGGCTTCTCGGTGGCGGCCACCGCCGGCGTCGCCACCGCACGCGGCACCTCCGCATTCGAAGGTGATCCGGTGCGCGTCTCGCGGCCCACCATCGGCACGGAACTGAGCTACCAGTGGCTGCTCGGCCCGACCCGCCGCTTCGCGATGGTGCTCGGCGTGGGCGTCAAGCGCTACCTCGGCACCGAGGGCAGCTTCGACCCGATCAACATCCCGCTGCTCCCCACCGCGCGCGCGAACATCGGCTTCGCGTTCTGACCGGCAGCACGCGGACACGGGCCGGCACCGCACCCGTGTCTGCCACCCACCGCCGTCCTGCAGTAGTGTTGGGCGGGGGGGTCGTCACACCCCCCCGCCCACTTCAGCACACCGCCGGCCCCATGCGAACACCGACGTCGACACTCCTGCGGGTGCTGGCACTCGCCGTCACCCTGCCGGCCGTCTCCGCCACCCTGCGGGCACAGGGCGCCGCACCCGTCGTTGCGCGCCTCCAGGGCCGGGTGTTCGACAGTGTCGCGATGCGCCCCATCCCGCGCGCGACCATCCGCATCGTGCGCGCCGACAACCCCGCCATCGGCCGCACCGCCGCCTCGGACATCACCGGCGAGTTCCACTACGACAGCGTCACCGCCGGCACCTGGCTCGCCACCTTCCTGCACCCGGTGCTCGATTCCCTGCGCGTCGAGCCCGGGATCATCCGCATCGACATCACCGAGCCCGGGGTGGTGGAGGTGCCGCTCACGACCCCGTCGGTGCGCACGATGATCGCGCTGAGCTGCCGTGCGCCGATGGCCGCCGACCTGGGCACCGTGGTGGGTGAGGTGCGCCAGGTGAGCGACGATGCCCCGCTGGTGGGTGCCGCCGTGCACGTCGAGTGGCCGGAATGGGTGCTGCAGCGTGGCCGGCTCGTCACCGACCTGCGTCGCATGGTCGCGCGCACCGACTCGGCGGGCCGCTACGCCATGTGCGGCGTGCCCACCGGCACCACCCTGCGTGCCTTCGCGTGGAGCGCCGGCGACACCACCGGCGCCATCGAGCTCCCCGTGACCGAGGCCGGCTACACCGTGCAGGACTTCCACGTCGGCTCGGTCGAGCGGCTCACCGTGCTGCTCGACTCGGCCGGCACCCCGGTGCCGGCCAGCGGGCGCACGCCTCCCGGCCCCCCCGGCGCGCCGGCACCCCTCACCACGACCGTCCGCCGCGGTCGCGCGGTGGTGCGCGGCCAGGTGCGGACGCTGGCCGGCCAACCGGTCGTGAACGCGGTCGTGCGCGTCATCGGCAGTGGCACCCAGGTGCGCACCAACGACAGCGGCGCATTCGCCGTGGCCGACGCGGCCTCGGGCACCCAGACCGTCGAGGCGCGGGCCATCGGCCACAACCCCGAGCGGCAGGCCGTCACGCTGCGCGAGGGCGAACCGGTCACCGTCACGCTGCGGCTCTCGGTGCGACGCGTGGAGCTGGACACCGTGCGCGTGGTGGCCGGCAAGACCCTTGCCCCCGAGGTGCGCGCCATCGAGCGCCGCATGCGCGCCGGCGTGGGCGTGATCCTCAACGCGAACACGGTGAAGGAACGCGCCACCGTCTTCGTGAGTGACGCGCTGCGCGGCATCAATGGCGTGTCGGTGGCCGGCGTGGGCGGGTCGGGGCAGATGATCATGATGCGCTCGCCCTTCAACGGCGCCGAATGCGCCGCCAACATCGTGGTGGACGGGCTCAAGGTGCAGACGTCGGGGAATGGCGAGTTCGTGCTGGACGACTACGTGAAGCGCGACAACGTGGCCGCGATCGAGGTGTACCCCCGGTCGAACCTGGTGCCGCCGGAGTTCCTGACGGTGTCGGGCGGCTGCGGCGTGGTCGTGGTGTGGACCAAACAGGCCACCGGCGGCGTTGTACCGGTGCCGCCGTCGCCCTCCAGGCCCTGATCCGGCACGGCACCAACCGCCCGACCTCCAGGCAGGGACCATGACGAGGACGTGCATGCCAGTGGCACTCCTGGCCGCCGGTGTCGCCACCGTCGCCGGATGCAGCGCGCGCGCCACCGATGCCGGCACGCCCGGCAGCGGCGTGGAGCCGGACCTCACACACAGCGTCGTTGCCTCAGGCCTGTCGGGCCCATGGGACATCGCCTTCACCAGCGATGGCGTGCTGTTCTTCACGGAGCGGTGCCGCGGCCTCTCGGTGCGGCGGCCCGATGGCACGGTCACCCGGCTCTTCGGCACCACCGGCGCCGCGCTGGAGGCCCCCGACTTCTTCTGCGAGAGCCAGAGCGGCATGCACGGCGTGGCGCTGGACCCCGACTTCGCGACGAACCGGCGCATCTACGTCTACATGCCCTCCACCCAGACCACGCCGCGGCGGAATCGCGTCGTGCGCCTGGTGCTCGATGCCGACCTGCGCACCGCCGGCGGCCGGACCGACATCGTCACCGACATCCCGTACAAGCATGTCGGCAACGCCCTCGACGGGCCCGGCGCGCACAGCGGCGGCCGGCTGCGCTTCGGTCCCGACCGCCTGCTCTACGTCACCACGGGCGACAACCATGACGCCACCCTCCCGCAGAGCCCGGCGCTGCTGGGCGGGAAGGTCCTGCGCGTGACCACCGATGGCGCGGCGGCACCGGGGAATGCGCCACCCGCCGGCTTCGATCGCCGCATCTACACCTACGGCCACCGCAACGTGCAGGGCATCACGTTCCGGCCCGGGAGCGGCCAGCCGTTCATCGCGGAACATGGGCCGAACCACAGCGATGAAGTCACGCCGCTGCGCAACGGCGGCAACGGCGGCTGGGATCCGAAGGACCACCCCGCACTGACCTGCCCCGATGCGTACTGCGGGTATGCGGGCACGCCGGTGACGATGCCCATGACCGACCTCACGCGCTTTCCCGATGCGATGCGCCCGGTGTGGTCCACCGGCGCCGTGTCGCTGGGCGCCGGTCCCGCCGAGTTCCTGGCGGGCGCGCAGTGGGGGACGTGGAACGGACGCCTCGCCGTTGGCCTGATGGTCAGCCGGCGGATCGAGATCCTCGACATCGATGCCGCGGCCACCACCGCCACGTCGGTGATTGCCGGTCCGCTGCCGTCGGCGCGGATCCGCGCACTCACGCAGGGTCCCGACGGCGCGCTCTACGTGGCCACCGATGCCGGAGAGATCTGGAAGGTGACCGCGCGACCCTGACCCGTGCCGCGACGTGTCCCGGACGTGCGCCGCTGCCGACTACGCCGCGGCGGCCGCCAGTGGTGCGTCCTCTGCCATCCAGCGGTTGCGTCCGGCGTTCTTGGCCCGGTAGAGCGCCAGGTCTGCGCGGTCGAACATCGCGGTCCCGCGGGGATCGTCCGTGTGCCGCACGCTCACACCGACACTCACCGTGAGGGTGAGCGCCGACCCGCTGCTCAGCGTGATGGGCGTGTCGGAGACCGTGCGCGTCACCCGTTCCGCCACCGCGCAGGCCTCCTCCAGCGTCGTGCCCGGCAGCACCGCGACGAATTCCTCGCCCCCGTAGCGCGCCAGGCAGTCATGCGGCCGGATCGAGCTGGCGATGGCCGCCGCGAGATGCCGGAGCACTTCGTCACCGGTCGTGTGGCCGTGCTCGTCGTTGATCCGCTTGAAGTGGTCGGCGTCGATGAGCAGCATCGTGAGCGGATTCAGGGTCACCTTCGCCTGCGACACTTCGCTGGTGAAGCGCTCCATGAAGTACCGGCGGTTGTACGTGCCGGTCAGCACGTCGCGCCGCGCGATCTCGGCCAGCTGGCGATGCGCGGCATCGAGGGCGAACGCGAGCGACAGCACGAGGTGGCTGGCCACCGGGGCCACCAGGAGCGGGATGCCGAGTGCCACCAGCATCGAGTCACGCCGCAGCTCGGCGGTCACGTCGTCACCGAGCACGAAGAACCAGGTCATCGCCAGTGACAACCCGACCGAGGTGCCGCTGATCAGCAGCAGGGCGCGGAGGTGGCCGAGTCGCACCAGCGCCTCCTGCCATCCCGTGCCCTTGCGCTCGTACGGACTCAGGTCCGCGCGCAGGGGCGGTGCCGCAGGACGCAGCTCGCCGTCCGACCGTGCGGGAGTGGCACCGTGCGTCATGGTCACGCTACTCGTCGGTCGAGGGTGGCTCGAAGGCGGGCACGGACGCACCGAGGTCCGGCACGGTGGCCGCCGGTGCGGTGACCGGCGACGACGCCGCGCTGGCGGCCGCCGCCGCGATCGCCGCGATCGGCGCCGCCGATGCGCCGGCCAGCTCCTGCGGATCGTACGCGACGCGGGCCGAGACGGCGCGCTGCACCATGCGCTCGAAGGCGGGATAGATGGCGGGATCGAGCTCGGTGCTCTGCAGGCCGCGCAGCAGGTTCAGTGCGCGCTCCTGGCTCCAGGCGTCGCGATACGGCCGCTTGGAACAGAGCGCGTCGTAGATGTCGCATACATGGACGATGCGGCTCGCGAAGTGCGCCTCGCGCCGGAAGTTCACCGACGGGTATCCGCCCTGCCCGTTGAACCAGATGTGGTGCTCGTAGGCCACCGTGGAGGCGAGCGCGTTGCCGCCGCCGCGCTGGCTGAGGATCTTCGCCCCCTCCACCGGGTGTGCCTTCATGTAGGCGAACTCCTCGTCGGTCAGCTTGCCCGGCTTGATGAGCACCTCGAGCGGGATCTTCACCTTGCCGATGTCGTGCAGCAGCGCGGCGGTGCCGATGGCGCGGACCTGCGAGGCACTCATGCCGAGTTCCTCGCTGAGGCCGATCGACAGCATCGACACGTTGCACGAGTGCGTGGTGGTGTACTGGTCGAAGGTCTTGAGGTCCAGCAGCGGGAGCACGAGGTGCTGCTCGCGGTGGATGGTCACCGCCAGCCCGTGCACGATCGCCTCGACCTCGGCCATCGGCACCGCGCGGCCGGCCGAGACCTCGTCGTGCACGTAGCCCACCGCCTCGGTCTCCTCCTCGAGCTCGAGCTGCGTGAGCGAGAGCGACTCCACCACCGATGCCATCGACTCGGTGACGTCGGCGTCACCGGTCGCCACGGCCAGCGCACCGATGCGGATGCCCTGGCAGGACCACGCCGGCGCCATCTTGCCGAGCATCACCAGCCGCACACGCAGCGCGGCGAGGAAGTTCTGCAGGTCGACGCCGTTGGGGGGCTGCGCGGCATCGATCTCGATGCGCTGGATGCCGACGGCCGCCAGGCGCGCGCTCCACTCCCAGGCCCGCAGCTCGGTCACCACCCGCGTGCCGAGCACGATGTCGCCATCGATCAGCGACAGCTTCATGGTGCCCTGGTCGGCGAGCATGCGGAGCATCGCCGCGTGCGTGCGCGCGAGCACGGTGTGCCGCATGGGGTGCTCGTCGCCGTACAGCGACATGGTGGCCAGCGCCTGGCCGAGCGCGGTGAGGAAGTTGATGACGGAATTCATCGCGCACTCTCTGCACTGATCGGGGCCGGGGCCGGCGCGCGCCAGTGCGCATTGCCGCGCACGGCCTTGCCGAGTGCCAGCACGTGCTGGACGGCCGGGTCCGTGCTGTAGTACCGCTGCAGGGCGCTGAGCGCGGTGGCGTTCAGCAGGGAGGGCTTGGCGAGCACCTGGCGGCGGAGGAAAGTGCTGCGGGTGAGCACCCGGTCCAGGAGCCAGTCGCGCACCGCCGGCAGCGCGGTGGTGGCGGCGGCGCGGATCGCGATCACGCGCAGCGGCATGCTGTGGCTGCCGGTGTCCACGAAGCGCATGAGGTGGTTGGCCGCCCCGCTGGAGAGCTGGTGCGGACGCCCCTCGTGCGGCACGTGGAGGTAGCGGTCGATGAAGTCCAGCACCGTCTCCACCACCTGCGGGTCGTGGTCCTGCAGCCCGCGGCGGATGGCGGCGTCACGCACGGCGTCCACGTCGAGCATCATCCGCACCGCGACCATCCGCACCTGCGTGTTCTCGTGGTCGAGGAACTTGAGCATCACGCCGACGTCGTTGGTGCCCTTCTGCTCGGCGAGCAGGTCACGCAGGAGGTTGAGCAGGTTGCGGGCGAAGAACCAGCTCGCACCATCCAGCCGCGAGATCAGCTTGGCGCGGAGTGGCTCGCCGAAGGTGCGCAGCCGCTCGAGGATCAGCTCGCGCGCATCCCGCGACTCCGCCTCCGACAGCGCCTCGAGCAGCGTGTCGGCCATGGTGATGTCGATGGTGCCGAGCAGCGCCCGCGCCGCGTCGTGGTCCACCGGGTTCTGCTGCAGCACACTCTTGACGGCGTCGGGCGACATGATGCGGGCGCGGATCGCGCGCGCGGCATCGGTCAGGCCGGCGTCGTCGAGCCAGTGCAGCATGAACGGCAGGGCGCCGCTGGCGCTGAGCGCATCCACGGCGGCGAAGGTGTCCTCGCCCACGACGTCGATCTCGAGCGCCATCTGCACCAGCCGCGCCGCCTCGGAGATCCCCGACTCCTCGTGCACCGGCAGGTCGTCGGGCAGCGCGCGGTGCACCTCGTTCACGAGCGCGATCTGGTCGAGGAGCCGCACGTGCTCCTCGGGATTGGGGTCGCTCAGCCCCCACCCCTCCACCAGCTCCTTGGCGGCGGAGCGGAAGGTGGCGTCGGTGAGCCCCTCGCGCTTCTGCACCGCGTGCTGCGAGAGCTTCATCATCAGGCGCACGAGGTGGTGCGAGAGCTCCTGCTCGGACGCACGCGCCGCCACCTGCAGCCAGTTGCTCACCGCCAGCACCGGGAGCACGTCCACCACCTGCAGCACGAACTCCTGCTGCTCGGCGCGCTTGCCGAGGCCGCGGATGATCGGCGCGAACGAGGAGTCGCCGAGCCGCTCGATCACGTCGCTGAGGCGCTTCCCGATGCGCGAGCGGAGTTCGGGCGGTGCCTGCGCCCCCTGCGCGGCGAGGTTCATCAGCGCCACCGCGGTGCGACGCGCGAACTCCGGCTGCGACACGATCTGCTGCAGCGAGTGCGCGATGTCGTTCACCTGCTCCTCCTCGCGGAGCATGGTGTTGAACGCCGCCTCGTCGTCACCCACGGCCGCGGCGACCTCGGAGTTGCGCGAGGTGCCGAAGCCGTACTGGCGCCCGGTGCCGTCGGAGGCGATCTGCGCCAGTGCCTGCCACAGCGCCGCCATCGAGGCATCCGCGACCTTCTCGGCGTCATCCAGCATCAGCGCGTCGTAGGCCAGGCGCCCGATGATGATGCCGGTGATCATCGGCAACTCGTCCGGTTGGACGTTGCCATCGGCATCCTTCACCGGCTCGTTCGCGAGCCAGGCCAGGAGCGCCTGCAGGCGCAGCAGGTCCACGCCGTCGTGGAAGGTGAGGGCGCCGACGCCGCGGCGATGCAGGCGCGCCGCCAGCTCCTTCGTGACGCTCATCGCGCTCGGCATGGCCTGGCCGTTCAGCATCAGCTCGTGCCGTGCCACGCCGATCGTGAACGTGGAGCGGGTGTGCAGCACGGTGTGCAGGGCCGCGAGCGCGAGTTCCTCGCTGCGCACGACCATGGGGTGGCCGGCGCCGTACGTGCGTCGCCGGTTGAGCGCCACGTGCAACTGGGTCAGGAACGCCAGCAGGCCACCGTCGGCGCTGGGCGCAACGGAGAGAGACGACCGTGGGGTGGCGGTGCCGGAGGCTGACATTGCCGGAAGAGACGGGCCAAACCCGCTCCGGGTCACGGCCAGCCGGTGGCCCCAACTGTTTGCGGCACAGGCACTTCGCGCTTCGCGACCAGAGTTGGTTGACAAAAGCAAGCGATTGTCCCAGCTTCGGGGAAAGCCTGAACCGGAGGGACGCGATGCCGCAGCACCAACCGACAGCAGAAGCAGCAGCCAGGGACGTTGCCACGGTGCGCCGGTTCAACCGGTTCTACACCCGGCTGGTCGGTGCCCTGGACGAGAGCCACCTGGATTCGACGCTGTCGCTCACCGAAGCGCGGTTGCTCTACGAACTGGCGACGCGCGAGTCGTCGGTTGCGGCGGACCTGACCCGAGAGCTCCGCCTGGACGCAGGGTACCTGAGCCGGCTGCTGCGCTCCCTCGAGGAGCGTGGTCTGGTGGAACGCACGGTGTCGGCGTCCGATGGCCGGCGTCAGGAGCTCCGGCTGACGCCGGACGGCCAACAGGTGTACCAGCGACTCCTGACGGTGACTGACGCCAGCATATCGACACAAATACGCCATTTGAGCTCGAAAGACCGACAGCAGCTGGTCTCGGCGATGACAACGATCGAAGACATCCTCGGTCGGGACCTGGGGCCGGACCCGGTGCCGGGTGCGCCGCCGGTCATCATCCGCGGGCTGCAGACGGGTGACCTGGGCCGGGGGGCTGCAGAGCCACGCCCAGCTCTACCAGCGCGAGTACGGCTGGGGGCGTGCGTTCGAGGATCTGGTGGCGAAGGTCATCGGTGAGTATGCCCTGACGGCCGATCCGTCCACCGACCGGGTCTGGATCGCGGAACGTGCCGGCGAGAACGTCGGCTCGGTGTTCCTGGTCCGGCACCCGGACCGCGAGGGGGTCTGCAAACTCCGGCTTCTCCTCGTGGACCCGAAGGCCCGCGGAACCGGGCTCGGCCGCAAATTGGTCCGGGAGTGCCTGTCGTTCGCCCGCGAGGCCGGCTACCGCCGGATGACGCTCTGGACGAACGCCAACCTCGACGCGGCGAAGCACATCTACGATGTCGAGGGGTTCACGCTGGTCGCGGAGGAGCCGCACACGATGTTCGGGCCGGAGCTCGTGGGGCAGACCTGGGAGCGGGACCTCTAGGGCGGCTCGACCGGGTCCGGCGCAGCGCCGGGGGCACGGGTCCGGCATGAGGCGCTCCCTCGGCGGGATCCGTGGGGCGCGGGGACTCCGCGGGAACCACGATCTCCCATCGACGCAGACCAACGGCCCGCCGCGAACCACATCACAGGATCCGCTCCCAATACCCGACATCGACCCAGCCACCGAACTTGAAGCCCGTCTGCTCGAAATGGGCGACCTTCCTGAAGCCCAGCTTCTCATGCAGCGCAACACTGGCCGCGTTGGGGAGCGCGATGCCGCCAAGCACGGCATGAAACCCGCGCGTGGTGAGGGCATCGAGGAGCGCGGCGTAGAGCGCGGTGCCGGCGCCGCGACCGGTGGCGCCCG contains:
- the glgC gene encoding glucose-1-phosphate adenylyltransferase; the encoded protein is MTSPLRSGTIARTAMAYVLAGGRGSRLYELTDRRAKPAVYFGGKTRIIDFALSNALNSGIRRIGVATQYKAHSLIRHLQRGWNFLRPERNESFDILPASQRVSETQWYEGTADAVFQNIDIIEAYHPEFMIILAGDHIYKMDYELMLQQHVDQNADVTIGCLEVPRLEATGFGVMHVDETDRIVTFLEKPADPPGIPGNPEMALASMGIYVFRTTFLFDLLKRDAADPASSRDFGKDIIPYVVEHGKAVAHRFSTSCVKSETESEAYWRDAGTVDAYWEANIDLTTVIPQLDLYDHNWPIWTYGEITAPAKFVHNEDGRRGLALNSLVSGGCIVSGARIHKTLLFTGVKVHSYAYLDGAVVQPYVDIGRSARLSNVVIDRGVVIPPGLVVGEDPALDARRFRRTDRGTVLITQPMLDKLYK
- a CDS encoding carboxypeptidase regulatory-like domain-containing protein; its protein translation is MRTPTSTLLRVLALAVTLPAVSATLRAQGAAPVVARLQGRVFDSVAMRPIPRATIRIVRADNPAIGRTAASDITGEFHYDSVTAGTWLATFLHPVLDSLRVEPGIIRIDITEPGVVEVPLTTPSVRTMIALSCRAPMAADLGTVVGEVRQVSDDAPLVGAAVHVEWPEWVLQRGRLVTDLRRMVARTDSAGRYAMCGVPTGTTLRAFAWSAGDTTGAIELPVTEAGYTVQDFHVGSVERLTVLLDSAGTPVPASGRTPPGPPGAPAPLTTTVRRGRAVVRGQVRTLAGQPVVNAVVRVIGSGTQVRTNDSGAFAVADAASGTQTVEARAIGHNPERQAVTLREGEPVTVTLRLSVRRVELDTVRVVAGKTLAPEVRAIERRMRAGVGVILNANTVKERATVFVSDALRGINGVSVAGVGGSGQMIMMRSPFNGAECAANIVVDGLKVQTSGNGEFVLDDYVKRDNVAAIEVYPRSNLVPPEFLTVSGGCGVVVVWTKQATGGVVPVPPSPSRP
- a CDS encoding PQQ-dependent sugar dehydrogenase, producing MPVALLAAGVATVAGCSARATDAGTPGSGVEPDLTHSVVASGLSGPWDIAFTSDGVLFFTERCRGLSVRRPDGTVTRLFGTTGAALEAPDFFCESQSGMHGVALDPDFATNRRIYVYMPSTQTTPRRNRVVRLVLDADLRTAGGRTDIVTDIPYKHVGNALDGPGAHSGGRLRFGPDRLLYVTTGDNHDATLPQSPALLGGKVLRVTTDGAAAPGNAPPAGFDRRIYTYGHRNVQGITFRPGSGQPFIAEHGPNHSDEVTPLRNGGNGGWDPKDHPALTCPDAYCGYAGTPVTMPMTDLTRFPDAMRPVWSTGAVSLGAGPAEFLAGAQWGTWNGRLAVGLMVSRRIEILDIDAAATTATSVIAGPLPSARIRALTQGPDGALYVATDAGEIWKVTARP
- a CDS encoding GGDEF domain-containing protein, which codes for MTHGATPARSDGELRPAAPPLRADLSPYERKGTGWQEALVRLGHLRALLLISGTSVGLSLAMTWFFVLGDDVTAELRRDSMLVALGIPLLVAPVASHLVLSLAFALDAAHRQLAEIARRDVLTGTYNRRYFMERFTSEVSQAKVTLNPLTMLLIDADHFKRINDEHGHTTGDEVLRHLAAAIASSIRPHDCLARYGGEEFVAVLPGTTLEEACAVAERVTRTVSDTPITLSSGSALTLTVSVGVSVRHTDDPRGTAMFDRADLALYRAKNAGRNRWMAEDAPLAAAAA
- a CDS encoding HD domain-containing protein codes for the protein MNSVINFLTALGQALATMSLYGDEHPMRHTVLARTHAAMLRMLADQGTMKLSLIDGDIVLGTRVVTELRAWEWSARLAAVGIQRIEIDAAQPPNGVDLQNFLAALRVRLVMLGKMAPAWSCQGIRIGALAVATGDADVTESMASVVESLSLTQLELEEETEAVGYVHDEVSAGRAVPMAEVEAIVHGLAVTIHREQHLVLPLLDLKTFDQYTTTHSCNVSMLSIGLSEELGMSASQVRAIGTAALLHDIGKVKIPLEVLIKPGKLTDEEFAYMKAHPVEGAKILSQRGGGNALASTVAYEHHIWFNGQGGYPSVNFRREAHFASRIVHVCDIYDALCSKRPYRDAWSQERALNLLRGLQSTELDPAIYPAFERMVQRAVSARVAYDPQELAGASAAPIAAIAAAAASAASSPVTAPAATVPDLGASVPAFEPPSTDE
- a CDS encoding winged helix-turn-helix transcriptional regulator; the protein is MPQHQPTAEAAARDVATVRRFNRFYTRLVGALDESHLDSTLSLTEARLLYELATRESSVAADLTRELRLDAGYLSRLLRSLEERGLVERTVSASDGRRQELRLTPDGQQVYQRLLTVTDASISTQIRHLSSKDRQQLVSAMTTIEDILGRDLGPDPVPGAPPVIIRGLQTGDLGRGAAEPRPALPARVRLGACVRGSGGEGHR
- a CDS encoding GNAT family N-acetyltransferase gives rise to the protein MAKVIGEYALTADPSTDRVWIAERAGENVGSVFLVRHPDREGVCKLRLLLVDPKARGTGLGRKLVRECLSFAREAGYRRMTLWTNANLDAAKHIYDVEGFTLVAEEPHTMFGPELVGQTWERDL